The genomic interval TAAATCAGCCCCCCTCATAAAAATAGAAGAGCTTTTCCCAATTCCTCCCCTCTGGGCAACATTTATAGAGGTAAAAGCCTTAAGAGCTTCAACCAATGTCTTTGCACCAGAGGCTTCTATCTCCTCCCTTGTAATTATCCGGATTGTGCTTGGTGAGTCTTTAAGGCTTGTTTTAATTCTTTCTGCCGTCACCACAATCTCTTCCCCTACCACAGTTATTGTTCCCTCAGACCCAAAAATGCTCCCAGCAATCAAAATTGCACCTAATACTTTTTTCATTTTTTCCTCCTTTTTAAAATAAAAAACCCAACCTTCAAAGATTGGGTATTTATCTTCTTTTCCCCTTCTTGGAAGGTACTTACCAGAATAGGCACTAGACCGGGCTACCTAACGAAAGGATTACCGTTGCCAGACAGCATCCTGAATCTCACAGAAATTTCCTTTGCCTATCAGGTTTATCTCTCTATTATTTATGGTGGTTCATCACAAGAAGTACAACCCATATTCATCACCTCCATTTATGCCACAACAGGCTTTAATTCCTCAATTGCTTCTTTTAACTCAAAAATTTCTTTCTCAAGGTATTCTTCCCTTTTTGTTATCTCCTTATAATGCTTCATACTCATAGGCCTTTCCTGTTTTGCAAGCCATAGAACAGAGCCAACCATTATTCCAATAAAACCTATTATACTTGAAAGAAGAATATAAAGCAAGTGAAACCTTTTATCTATCTCTTCAAATCTCTGGTCTAAGGCTTTAAATCGTTGATCTACAGCTTCAAACTTAATATTCATCTCCTGCCTTAATGCCCCTACCTCTCTTGACACCTCCTCCCTTACAATCTTTCTTATCTCTTCAATATCATTCTTTGAAAGCTCGGAAAATATAGGAAGAGAAAAAAGAAGAAAAATTAAACACTTTTTCATCATCTAAAATAATACAAAATCCTTCTATGACCTGTCAACCATTTTTTGCTCTTAAAAAATAGTCTTGTTTTTGTTTTAAAACCGCTTATCATCCCTTCTTCCCCAAAAATACTACCGGGCAATTAAAATTGCCCCTAATACCTTTTTCATTTTAATTTTACCTCCAAAAGAAGGCGTTTATCCTCCAATGCCTTCTTTCCCTTAATAAACTCAATAGGGTTTTTAAAAATAGGTCCATCATAGACAAAGGTATGGAATTCTCCATTTTCCCCGCAAAGGTCAATCGGTAAAGCTTTTAGGTCATTGATAAACCCTTCATTAATCTCTCTCCCTAACCATTCTATACCCAAAAAATTAGGGTTGCAGGCAACAATAATTGCTTTAAACCCAACTCTAATGAACTCAAGCATCAATTTCTCCCTTTCGTTCTTCCATAATGGCAGGATTGGTTTAATCCCCATATCATTACAAACCCTTTCAACCCAATCCCTGTGCTCTAAGACATCAATATCGCCAAATACACCACAAGATACGCCCTTTTCCTTTAGGTTAGCCAAAGCCTTTTTAAATTCGGCTTCATATCCCTCCCAGTTAACATAGGGTTGAATAATAGGAATCCCTATTGCTTCTGCCTGTTTTCTTAATAAATCAGAAGAAATTCCATGGGAACGAGAGCGGCTGCCATCCTCTGAGGTCATATTCAAAAGATAGCTAACCTCAATCTCTTGATTTTGCATTGCCCGATAGCAAGCAAGGTTACTCTCCTTCCCACCACTCCAAGAAACAAATGCCTTCATTATATTGCCTCCTTTAATTTCTCAATAAGGATGAGATTCTCTTTTGAAGAGCGAATAGATACCCTAATATATTTATCGCTAAGATTCCTAAAATTACTGCAATCCCTTATAAGAATTCCCTTTTTGATAAGCTCCTCTCTTAAGAATTTTGAGGTAATCCCACTTTCTATCTTTATCAGAAAAAAGTTTGTGCAAGAAGGAAATGGCTTTAATCCCTTAATCTTTCTTAATTGAGCGAAGAGAAAATCCCTCTCTTGCTCGATAAATTTTCTTACTCCGATAACATAATCTTTGTTCTTCAAAATTATCTCTCCTACAATCTGGGCAAAGACATTTATATTCCAGGGTGGTTGATGCTTTTTCAAAAGCCCTATCAAATCCCTCTCTCCAACTAAATATCCTATCCTTAATCCCGGAATAGAGAAGAATTTTGTAAGTGTCCTTAAGACAATGATATTTTTATTAGACACTGAATTCCAAACAAAACTATGTTTTTCTTCGTCAATTAAGAAATCCATAAATGCCTCATCAATTACAATTAAGCCCTGATACCCTAATTCCTTATTTTTTATAAGGAGATTTCCTGTTGGATTATTAGGGTTGCAGACAAAGGCAATATCTGCTTTCTGATTTGAGAGATTAAAGGTAAAATCCTTTCCTAATGGAAGATATTGAATTTTTGCCTCTATTGCCCTAGCTGATGCCTCATATTCACTAAAGGTTGGCTGGGGAATAAACACACTCTTTGGTCTTAAGGCATAATTAAGCAAATAGATTAGCTCACTTGAGCCATTTCCCAACAATATATTCTCCCTTTTTATTCCCCAATAATTAGAAATTGCAGAGACAAGCTCATCCTGCTCTATATCAGGATAACAAGATATTTTATCCAAATTTTTTATAATCTCTTTTTTAATCCCTTTTTTTAAAAATGGATTTATATTAGAGCTAAAATCGATTACCTTTTTATTGTATTCCCGCTCTATTTTATAAATATTACCGCCGTGTTCTAAATTAGCCATTTAAAAAATAATCCCAAGCAGAGCATTAAGAATGAACAGATAAAGCTTATGTTTAAGGCTTTATTTATAAGGCCTTGCTCTATTTCATTTATCTCTTCGCCAATGTATGGTCTTATTTCCTCCTTTCCATCATAGGATACCTTTCCACCCAGCCTTATTCCCAAAACCCCTGCGATGCTTGCCTTTGATATACCAGCATTGGGTGATGGGTGATTCTTTCCATCCCTTAGCATTATCCTAAATGACCGGAGGTTGAAACCAGAAAGGCAGATTAAAAATCCAGAAATCCTTGCTGGGATAAAATTGAATAGATCATCTAATCTTGCTGCGGCAAAGCCAAAATGGAGATATCTCTCATTTTTATATCCCAACATTGAATCAAGGGTATTTATTGCCTTGTAGGTCATTGCCAATATTGGTCCTCCCAAAAATAAATAAAATAATGGTGCGATTATCCCATCATTTATATTCTCTGCAATGCTTTCAATGCAGGATTTTATTATTCCCTCCTTTTCTAAATCCTTGGTATCCCGAGAAACAATCTTTGAAAGATTTTTTCTTGCTAGCCTTAAATTTTCTTTCTTTAATGCCTTTAAAATATCTTCTCCCTTAACCCTTAAGTCCTTTATTGCCAGGGTAGTATAACCTAAATAGACCCATAATATTTCATAAAATACCCTATTTAATTTATTGGCAATATATAACAAAAAAAATGTTACGACCGCGCTTACCCCAACAACTATAAAGACAAGTATACCCCCTTTTATTTTTTCCCTTAAGGCACCACTATTTCCCCTTAATCTTTTCTCCAGAACCTTTATCAGCTTACCGATTGTCCTTGTTGGATGAAAAAGCCATTCAGGTGTTCCAAAGACAATATCAAAAAGATAACAAAGGGGAATTTTAAGAAAATACATATCCACAAATCTTACAATGGAAGGCGCTATGTTTCATCCCTGCTCCACAACCTGGGCATTTTTTCTCTCCATTCTTTGGTTGAGGAATCTCTCCTATCTCTTTCCTGTAAATCTCATAATAATAAAGATGCTCCTTATTCAAAAACCTTATTGGATAAAACCTTTTCTTTTCTTCAAATTCATCATCAGAAATCTTTAAGCTGATAATCTTTCTTAATTTTGTCATTCCTGAGCCATATTCTAATGGCCTTTTATCCTGCCAGATAATCTCCTTTGGCAAGCTATTTTCAAAAGCCTTTCTTAAGATCCACTTTCCCTGTCCTTCTCTTATCTTAAATTCTATGGGTATATTTAGGGCTAAATCTACAATCTCCCTATCTATATAAGGCTGAATTATTTCAATCCCAAAAAAATTACCCATTTCATTAGAGCTAAAGCTCATTGTCTTTGAAATCCTTTTGATATAGCCTTCCAAATCGTCTATCTCTTTCATAAAGGAATATCCCCCAAACAATTCATCGCTTCCATCGCCGGTAGCCACTTTATTTAAACCCAATTCTTTAGCCAAACCAAGCCCAAAATAGACAACCAAATCATTGGGAATGGCAGGGTCAAAGGACTTTAGAATTTTTATTACCTCTGGAATTGCGCTTATTGCCTCCCCAATCTCTATGATTTTATTTATATGCTTAAGATTTAACTCCTTTGCCACCCTTTCTGCATATTCCTTGTCTTTTCCAAAAGAGGATAGACTAATGGTTATTGCCTTCATTTTGGGATTTAATCTAGCTAAAATGCTTGTATCCAGCCCTCCAGAAAAGAGCAGGCAAGAGGCATTGTTCCTTTTCACGCTTTCCTTTAGCCCTCTCCTTATTTTTACAATTAGCTCTTCCATTTAAAATAAAAAACCCAACCTTCCGTTGGGTAATTTTCCTCTTTTTCCCTTTCTTTGGAAGGTACTTACCAAAATAGGCACTAGACCGGGCTACCTAACGAAAGGATTACCGTTGCCAGACAGCATCCTGAATCTCACAGAAATTTCCTTTGCCTATCAGGTTTATCTCTCTATTATTTATGGTGGTTCATCACAAGAAGTACAACCCATATTCATCACCTCCATTTATGCCACAACAGGCTTTAATTCCTCAATTGCTTCTTTTAACTCAAAAATTTCTTTCTCAAGGTATTCTTCCCTTTTTGTTATCTCCTTATAATGTTTCATACTCATAGGCCTTTCCTGTTTTGCAAGCCATAGAACAGAGCCAACCATTATTCCCATAAAACCTATTATACTTGAAAGAAGAATATAAAGCAAGTGAAATCTTTTGTCTATCTCTTCAAATCTCTGGTCTAAGGCTTCAAATCGTTGATCTACAGCTTCAAATCGTTGATCTATAGCTTCAAATCTCTGCTCTTGTGCTTCAAATTTAAGATTCATCTCCTGCCTTAATGCCCCAACTTCTCTTTGCACCTCCTCCCTTACAATCTTTCTTATCTCCTCAATATCATTCTTTGAAAGCTCGGAAAATATAGGAAGAGAAAAAAGAAAAAAAATTAAACACTTTTTCATAATCTAAATAATACAAAATCCTTTTATGACCTGTCAACATTTTTTGCTTTTAAAAATAGTCTTGTTATTGTTTTAGAGTAGCTATAATCTGTATAATAGTGCTATGAAAAAGAAAAAAAATAAAGCCCTAAATTTTAAAAAGCCAAATTTAAAAACAATCCTTATTTCCCTTTTTCTCCTTATGTGCCTTCATTTTATAACCCA from bacterium carries:
- a CDS encoding diphthine--ammonia ligase; the encoded protein is MKAFVSWSGGKESNLACYRAMQNQEIEVSYLLNMTSEDGSRSRSHGISSDLLRKQAEAIGIPIIQPYVNWEGYEAEFKKALANLKEKGVSCGVFGDIDVLEHRDWVERVCNDMGIKPILPLWKNEREKLMLEFIRVGFKAIIVACNPNFLGIEWLGREINEGFINDLKALPIDLCGENGEFHTFVYDGPIFKNPIEFIKGKKALEDKRLLLEVKLK
- a CDS encoding threonine-phosphate decarboxylase, whose translation is MANLEHGGNIYKIEREYNKKVIDFSSNINPFLKKGIKKEIIKNLDKISCYPDIEQDELVSAISNYWGIKRENILLGNGSSELIYLLNYALRPKSVFIPQPTFSEYEASARAIEAKIQYLPLGKDFTFNLSNQKADIAFVCNPNNPTGNLLIKNKELGYQGLIVIDEAFMDFLIDEEKHSFVWNSVSNKNIIVLRTLTKFFSIPGLRIGYLVGERDLIGLLKKHQPPWNINVFAQIVGEIILKNKDYVIGVRKFIEQERDFLFAQLRKIKGLKPFPSCTNFFLIKIESGITSKFLREELIKKGILIRDCSNFRNLSDKYIRVSIRSSKENLILIEKLKEAI
- the cbiB gene encoding adenosylcobinamide-phosphate synthase CbiB, encoding MYFLKIPLCYLFDIVFGTPEWLFHPTRTIGKLIKVLEKRLRGNSGALREKIKGGILVFIVVGVSAVVTFFLLYIANKLNRVFYEILWVYLGYTTLAIKDLRVKGEDILKALKKENLRLARKNLSKIVSRDTKDLEKEGIIKSCIESIAENINDGIIAPLFYLFLGGPILAMTYKAINTLDSMLGYKNERYLHFGFAAARLDDLFNFIPARISGFLICLSGFNLRSFRIMLRDGKNHPSPNAGISKASIAGVLGIRLGGKVSYDGKEEIRPYIGEEINEIEQGLINKALNISFICSFLMLCLGLFFKWLI
- a CDS encoding asparagine synthase-related protein, with translation MEELIVKIRRGLKESVKRNNASCLLFSGGLDTSILARLNPKMKAITISLSSFGKDKEYAERVAKELNLKHINKIIEIGEAISAIPEVIKILKSFDPAIPNDLVVYFGLGLAKELGLNKVATGDGSDELFGGYSFMKEIDDLEGYIKRISKTMSFSSNEMGNFFGIEIIQPYIDREIVDLALNIPIEFKIREGQGKWILRKAFENSLPKEIIWQDKRPLEYGSGMTKLRKIISLKISDDEFEEKKRFYPIRFLNKEHLYYYEIYRKEIGEIPQPKNGEKKCPGCGAGMKHSAFHCKICGYVFS